The following are from one region of the Noviherbaspirillum sedimenti genome:
- a CDS encoding phosphoglycolate phosphatase, with protein sequence MTARDPILLSGIRAAIVDLDGTMVDTAPDFHVAINRMRADLGLAPLDIETIKNFVGKGTENLMRRVLAVDYAADQAEQHFDAALASYQRHYVAINGEYSSVYPEVREGLAALRDKGLRLACVTNKPLAFALPLLEKTGLRAYFEIVYGGDSFPRKKPDPQPLLQVCADFSLAPPKVVAIGDSSNDALAARAAGCRVLNVPYGYNHGQAVHEIDSDGIVSSLLEASQLISA encoded by the coding sequence ATGACGGCGCGCGACCCCATTCTGCTGAGCGGCATTCGCGCCGCCATCGTCGACCTGGACGGGACCATGGTCGATACGGCGCCGGATTTCCATGTGGCGATCAACCGCATGCGCGCCGACCTGGGACTGGCGCCACTCGATATCGAGACCATCAAGAATTTCGTCGGCAAGGGCACGGAAAACCTGATGCGGCGGGTGCTGGCGGTCGATTATGCGGCAGACCAGGCCGAGCAGCATTTCGACGCTGCCCTGGCGTCCTACCAGCGGCATTACGTGGCCATCAACGGCGAATACAGCAGCGTCTATCCGGAGGTCCGCGAAGGCCTGGCAGCGTTGCGCGACAAGGGCTTGCGACTAGCTTGCGTGACCAACAAGCCGCTGGCATTCGCGCTGCCCCTGCTGGAAAAGACCGGTTTGCGGGCGTATTTTGAAATTGTCTATGGCGGCGATTCCTTCCCGAGGAAAAAACCCGATCCACAGCCGCTGCTGCAGGTGTGCGCCGATTTCAGCCTAGCGCCGCCGAAAGTGGTGGCCATCGGCGATTCATCCAATGATGCGCTGGCGGCGCGCGCCGCGGGATGTCGGGTATTGAACGTGCCTTATGGTTACAATCATGGGCAAGCTGTACATGAAATCGATTCGGATGGTATAGTTTCCTCGTTACTTGAAGCATCTCAACTCATTTCTGCATAA
- the trpC gene encoding indole-3-glycerol phosphate synthase TrpC has product MSDILNKILAVKVDEVAAAKKYQDFASLRREVEGNQELRADLRGFEAALRAKIAAGRAAVIAEVKKASPSKGILRANFDPAEIAASYAQHGAACLSVLTDEQFFQGKPEYLQLARKACALPAMRKDFLIDPYHVYQARALGADCILLIVAALDHGLMAEMEACAHELGMGVLVEVHDADELNAALRLKTAMLGVNNRNLRTFETSLQTTLDFLPRIPPDKLVITESGILAPDDVKRMRDANVNAFLVGEAFVRAPDPGLELSRLFG; this is encoded by the coding sequence ATGTCTGACATTCTGAACAAAATCCTGGCGGTCAAAGTTGACGAAGTCGCCGCCGCCAAGAAATACCAGGACTTCGCCAGCCTGCGGCGCGAAGTCGAAGGCAACCAGGAATTGCGCGCCGACTTGCGCGGCTTCGAGGCAGCATTACGCGCCAAGATCGCTGCCGGCCGCGCTGCCGTGATCGCTGAGGTAAAAAAGGCGTCACCCTCCAAAGGCATTCTGCGCGCCAACTTCGATCCGGCCGAAATCGCCGCCAGCTATGCGCAACATGGCGCGGCTTGCCTGTCGGTGCTGACCGATGAACAGTTTTTCCAGGGCAAACCGGAGTACCTGCAGCTGGCGCGCAAGGCATGTGCACTGCCTGCCATGCGCAAGGATTTCCTGATTGATCCCTATCACGTATACCAGGCGCGCGCCCTCGGCGCCGACTGCATTCTGCTAATTGTCGCCGCACTCGACCATGGCCTGATGGCGGAGATGGAAGCCTGCGCCCACGAACTGGGCATGGGCGTACTGGTGGAAGTGCACGACGCCGATGAATTGAACGCGGCGCTGCGCCTGAAGACCGCCATGCTGGGCGTGAACAACCGCAACCTGCGCACCTTCGAGACGTCACTGCAAACCACCCTGGATTTCCTGCCGCGCATCCCGCCCGACAAGCTGGTGATAACGGAATCGGGCATCCTCGCGCCGGATGATGTCAAGCGCATGCGCGACGCCAACGTGAATGCCTTCCTGGTGGGCGAGGCGTTCGTGCGCGCGCCCGATCCGGGACTGGAACTGAGCCGCCTGTTCGGCTGA
- a CDS encoding aminodeoxychorismate/anthranilate synthase component II, giving the protein MLLMIDNYDSFTYNLVQYFGELGEDVRTYRNDEITLDEIAKLNPARICISPGPCTPHEAGISVPVLQHFAGKLPILGVCLGHQSIGAAFGGKVVRAQQVMHGKTSSIEHTGVGVFKGLPNPFTVIRYHSLAIERASLPDCLEVTAWTEDGEIMGVRHKEFAIEGVQFHPESILSEHGHALLKNFLTS; this is encoded by the coding sequence ATGCTGCTGATGATCGACAACTACGATTCCTTCACCTATAACCTGGTGCAGTATTTCGGCGAACTGGGCGAGGATGTGCGCACCTATCGCAACGATGAAATTACCCTCGACGAAATCGCGAAGCTGAATCCGGCGCGCATCTGCATTTCGCCCGGCCCCTGCACGCCGCACGAGGCCGGCATTTCGGTGCCGGTGCTGCAGCATTTCGCCGGCAAGCTGCCGATCCTCGGCGTGTGCCTGGGGCACCAGAGCATTGGTGCCGCTTTTGGCGGCAAGGTGGTGCGGGCCCAGCAAGTCATGCATGGCAAGACATCTTCCATCGAGCATACCGGCGTCGGTGTTTTCAAAGGCCTGCCTAATCCGTTCACCGTGATTCGCTACCACTCGCTGGCAATCGAGCGCGCCTCGCTGCCGGATTGCCTGGAAGTGACGGCCTGGACGGAGGATGGCGAAATCATGGGCGTGCGACACAAGGAATTCGCCATCGAGGGCGTGCAGTTTCACCCGGAATCGATCCTGTCCGAACATGGCCACGCGCTGTTGAAGAATTTTCTGACAAGCTGA
- the trpE gene encoding anthranilate synthase component I, whose product MTELEFKSLATQGYNRIPLIAEALADLETPLTLYLKLAQPQQAGKNSFLLESVVGGERFGRYSFIGLPATTLLRSFGQRTEVVCNGEVVESHEGNPLEFIAQFQSRYKVAIRPGMPRFCGGLAGYFGYDAVRYIEKRLEHGAPPDDLGLPEIQLLVTEELAVIDNLSGKLYLIVYADPSRPEAYSKAQQRLKDLRAMLRRAVDAPVTSASVRTESVRDFAKEDFLKAVAKAKEYIMAGDLMQVQVGQRIRKPYVDAPLSLYRALRSLNPSPYMYFYNFGDMQIVGASPEILVRNEATPDGKKKVTIRPLAGTRPRGSTPELDQQLAKELLADPKEIAEHVMLIDLARNDIGRIAEIGSVQVTDKFVIEKYSHVQHIVSNVEGTLKPEMSNLDVLKATFPAGTLSGAPKVRAMELIDELEPTKRGIYGGACGYLSFGGEMDLAIAIRTGVLKDGMLYVQAAAGVVADSVAEMEWQETENKARAVLRAAEQVQDGLDGGN is encoded by the coding sequence ATGACCGAACTCGAATTCAAATCGCTGGCCACGCAAGGCTATAACCGCATTCCCCTGATCGCCGAAGCCCTCGCCGACCTGGAAACTCCACTCACGCTCTACCTGAAACTGGCACAGCCACAGCAGGCTGGCAAAAACTCCTTCCTGCTCGAATCGGTGGTGGGCGGCGAACGCTTCGGCCGCTATTCCTTCATCGGCTTGCCGGCCACCACGCTGCTGCGCAGCTTCGGCCAACGTACTGAAGTGGTGTGCAATGGCGAAGTGGTGGAAAGCCATGAGGGCAATCCGCTCGAATTCATCGCGCAATTCCAGTCACGCTACAAGGTGGCGATCCGCCCCGGCATGCCGCGCTTTTGCGGCGGCCTGGCCGGCTACTTCGGCTACGATGCGGTACGCTACATCGAGAAACGCCTGGAACACGGGGCGCCGCCGGATGACCTCGGCTTGCCGGAAATCCAGCTGCTCGTTACCGAGGAACTGGCGGTGATCGACAACCTGTCGGGCAAGCTCTACCTGATCGTGTATGCCGACCCGTCCCGGCCGGAAGCCTATAGCAAGGCTCAGCAGCGCCTGAAGGACTTGCGCGCCATGCTGCGGCGCGCAGTGGATGCGCCGGTAACCTCAGCATCGGTGCGCACCGAATCGGTCCGCGATTTTGCCAAAGAGGATTTCCTCAAGGCCGTGGCCAAGGCCAAGGAATACATCATGGCGGGTGACCTGATGCAGGTGCAGGTTGGTCAGCGCATCCGCAAGCCTTATGTCGATGCGCCGCTGTCGCTGTACCGGGCGCTGCGCTCGCTGAACCCTTCGCCTTACATGTATTTTTACAATTTCGGCGACATGCAGATCGTCGGCGCTTCGCCGGAAATCCTGGTGCGTAACGAAGCCACCCCGGATGGCAAGAAGAAAGTCACGATCCGCCCGCTGGCCGGCACCCGCCCGCGCGGTTCGACGCCGGAACTCGACCAGCAGCTGGCGAAGGAATTGCTGGCTGACCCCAAGGAAATCGCTGAGCATGTGATGCTGATCGACCTGGCGCGCAACGATATCGGCCGCATCGCCGAAATCGGCAGCGTACAGGTCACCGACAAGTTCGTGATCGAAAAGTATTCGCACGTGCAGCACATCGTCTCGAATGTCGAGGGCACGCTGAAACCGGAGATGTCGAACCTGGATGTGCTGAAGGCCACTTTCCCGGCCGGCACCCTGTCAGGCGCGCCGAAGGTGCGGGCGATGGAACTGATCGATGAACTGGAGCCGACCAAGCGCGGCATCTATGGCGGCGCCTGCGGCTACCTGTCCTTCGGCGGCGAAATGGACCTGGCGATCGCGATCCGCACCGGCGTGCTCAAGGATGGCATGCTGTATGTGCAGGCGGCAGCCGGCGTGGTGGCCGATTCTGTGGCCGAAATGGAATGGCAGGAAACCGAGAACAAGGCGCGCGCGGTATTGCGCGCGGCCGAGCAGGTGCAGGACGGACTGGATGGAGGAAACTGA
- a CDS encoding DsbC family protein yields MKSIKLAAIGLFSITCVSAFAQSAEEASVKKLIEPRLGDRAKVVSVTKTPYSGLFEVRTDTNDILYTDKKAQYLFVGRVIDTATYEDYTKARVDQISKVKFADLPFDSALKMVKGNGKRVIAIFEDPNCGYCKRFRHTLKDMDNVTVYTFMYNILSEDSAVKSKNVWCSADRQKAWDDWMLNNKAPAAAPDNCLANPNDKILALGQQLKITGTPTIFFVDGSRIPGAVDLKAIEAKLASIK; encoded by the coding sequence ATGAAAAGTATCAAACTGGCCGCAATCGGCTTGTTCAGCATCACCTGCGTATCGGCCTTCGCACAGAGCGCGGAAGAAGCCTCGGTCAAAAAACTGATTGAACCCCGCCTGGGCGACCGCGCCAAGGTGGTGTCGGTGACAAAAACGCCGTATTCCGGTCTGTTTGAAGTTCGCACCGATACCAACGACATCCTCTACACCGACAAGAAAGCGCAATACCTGTTCGTCGGCCGCGTCATCGACACCGCCACCTACGAAGACTACACCAAGGCGCGCGTCGACCAGATCAGCAAGGTCAAGTTTGCCGATCTGCCCTTCGATTCAGCGCTCAAGATGGTCAAGGGCAATGGCAAGCGCGTCATCGCCATCTTTGAAGACCCGAATTGCGGCTACTGCAAGCGCTTCCGCCACACCCTGAAAGACATGGACAACGTGACGGTCTATACCTTCATGTACAACATCCTGTCGGAGGATTCGGCGGTGAAATCGAAGAATGTCTGGTGCAGCGCCGACCGCCAGAAAGCCTGGGATGACTGGATGCTGAACAACAAGGCGCCGGCTGCCGCGCCGGACAATTGCCTGGCCAACCCGAATGACAAGATCCTCGCGCTCGGCCAGCAACTGAAAATCACCGGCACGCCGACCATCTTCTTCGTCGATGGCTCGCGCATTCCGGGCGCAGTCGATCTGAAAGCGATCGAAGCCAAGCTCGCGTCGATCAAGTAA
- a CDS encoding UbiH/UbiF family hydroxylase codes for MHLQTDVCIIGNGVIGKVAALGLAQAGLRVSLLCGLAAPSSGAADAPWDVRVYAVNHVAHTLLSSVKVWEALHADRVAPVDAMDISGDGAEHAGHLQFDSYGARVGELAWIVEDANLNQALDAALKFASNVQMVSGPAVRLHTDADVARVALDNGDTLAASLLVGADGAHSWVRHQCEIGMDYRPYGQRAIVTNFVCEKPHRGVAYQWFTSDEGIVALLPLPGERVSLVWSAPEVLAQRLLAEPLEQLAQRLGHYCAGPLGHLTPLQPEAVKSFPLALIRPHAITAPRVALVGDAAHVVHPLAGHGMNLGFADVSGLMKVLAEREPQRDCGDARVLARYARARKEDILLMQLATDGLERLFASDFAPLRVARNLGLNFVDRLPFLKRQLISHALGRQP; via the coding sequence ATGCATTTGCAAACCGACGTTTGTATCATCGGCAATGGCGTCATCGGCAAGGTCGCCGCCCTCGGACTGGCGCAAGCCGGCCTGCGCGTCAGCCTGTTGTGCGGCCTAGCTGCCCCGTCCTCGGGCGCGGCGGATGCGCCCTGGGACGTGCGCGTGTATGCCGTCAACCATGTCGCCCATACATTGTTATCCTCCGTGAAAGTATGGGAAGCCTTGCATGCCGATCGGGTCGCGCCAGTCGATGCCATGGATATCAGCGGCGATGGCGCCGAACATGCCGGCCATCTGCAATTTGATTCCTATGGCGCGCGGGTGGGCGAACTGGCCTGGATCGTCGAGGATGCCAACCTGAACCAGGCGCTGGATGCGGCCCTGAAATTTGCTTCGAACGTGCAAATGGTGAGCGGCCCCGCGGTGCGCCTGCACACCGATGCCGATGTTGCGCGGGTGGCGCTGGATAACGGCGACACGCTCGCGGCATCTCTGCTGGTCGGCGCCGACGGCGCCCATTCCTGGGTACGTCACCAGTGCGAGATCGGCATGGATTACCGTCCCTATGGCCAGCGTGCGATCGTCACCAACTTCGTTTGTGAAAAGCCGCACCGCGGCGTGGCCTATCAATGGTTTACGTCAGACGAGGGCATTGTCGCCCTGTTGCCCTTGCCGGGCGAGCGTGTGTCGCTGGTGTGGTCGGCGCCGGAAGTGCTGGCACAGCGCCTGCTGGCCGAGCCGCTGGAACAACTGGCGCAGCGCCTCGGGCATTATTGCGCCGGACCGCTCGGCCACCTGACGCCGCTGCAACCGGAAGCGGTCAAGTCTTTCCCTCTGGCGCTGATCCGCCCGCATGCGATCACCGCGCCGCGTGTGGCCTTGGTCGGCGATGCTGCGCATGTCGTGCATCCCCTGGCCGGACATGGCATGAACCTGGGATTCGCCGATGTGTCGGGCCTCATGAAAGTGCTGGCCGAGCGCGAACCACAGCGCGATTGCGGCGATGCCCGTGTGCTGGCGCGTTATGCCCGCGCCAGGAAGGAAGATATCCTGCTCATGCAACTGGCCACCGACGGCCTGGAGCGCCTGTTCGCCAGCGACTTCGCGCCGCTGCGCGTGGCGCGCAATCTTGGATTAAACTTCGTCGACCGTTTGCCTTTCCTGAAAAGGCAATTGATTTCCCACGCGCTGGGCCGCCAGCCCTGA
- the trpD gene encoding anthranilate phosphoribosyltransferase has protein sequence MSITPQEALSRCIDHREIFHDEMLSLFRQIMSGEMSPVMIAAITMGLRVKKETVGEIAAAAQVMREFATKVEVANPDQLLDIVGTGGDGAHTFNISTTALFAVAAAGGQVAKHGGRSVSSSSGSADAMEALGVHINLKPELVAQSIEKTGIGFMFAPNHHAAMKHAAPVRKELGVRTIFNILGPLTNPAGAANILMGVFHPDLVGIQVRVLQRLGAKRAVVVWGRDNLDEVTLGAGTMVGELIDGKIREYEIHPEDFGLQMAATRNLKVASAAESKVKMLEALDNQPGAVRDIVALNAGTALYAAGLASSIAEGLAKAQAVLASGAARAKMEEFVKVTQELSRAA, from the coding sequence ATGTCCATCACACCACAAGAAGCGCTGTCACGCTGTATCGATCACCGTGAAATCTTCCACGACGAAATGCTGTCGCTGTTCCGCCAGATCATGAGCGGCGAGATGTCGCCGGTGATGATCGCGGCGATTACCATGGGCTTGCGGGTCAAGAAGGAAACCGTCGGCGAGATCGCCGCCGCTGCCCAGGTGATGCGCGAGTTCGCCACCAAGGTCGAGGTCGCCAATCCCGACCAGCTGCTCGATATCGTCGGCACCGGCGGCGACGGCGCCCATACGTTCAACATCTCGACGACCGCGCTGTTCGCGGTGGCCGCCGCCGGCGGCCAGGTCGCCAAGCATGGCGGACGCAGCGTTTCTTCGTCGTCCGGCAGCGCCGATGCCATGGAAGCGCTGGGCGTGCATATCAACCTGAAACCGGAACTGGTGGCGCAGTCGATCGAGAAAACCGGTATCGGCTTCATGTTCGCACCCAATCACCACGCGGCGATGAAACATGCGGCGCCGGTGCGCAAGGAACTGGGCGTGCGCACCATTTTCAACATCCTCGGACCGCTGACCAACCCGGCCGGCGCCGCCAATATCCTGATGGGCGTGTTCCATCCCGACTTGGTGGGAATCCAGGTGCGCGTGCTACAGCGCCTGGGCGCCAAGCGCGCCGTAGTGGTGTGGGGTCGCGACAACCTGGATGAAGTCACGCTGGGTGCCGGTACCATGGTGGGCGAACTGATCGATGGCAAAATCCGCGAATATGAAATCCATCCAGAAGATTTCGGCCTGCAAATGGCGGCCACGCGCAACCTGAAAGTCGCCAGCGCGGCCGAATCGAAAGTAAAAATGCTCGAGGCGCTGGACAACCAGCCGGGTGCGGTGCGCGACATTGTCGCCCTGAACGCCGGCACGGCCCTGTACGCCGCCGGCTTGGCCTCTTCGATCGCCGAAGGCCTGGCGAAGGCGCAGGCAGTGCTGGCTTCCGGCGCGGCGCGCGCCAAGATGGAAGAATTCGTGAAGGTCACGCAAGAACTGAGCCGCGCGGCTTGA
- a CDS encoding M61 family metallopeptidase, with protein sequence MKKNIHYTIATKDLAAHLFEITLTVAAPDVDGQVFSLPAWIPGSYMIREFSRNIVHVRAEAQGKAIPLQKLDKHSWQAAPCAGPLTLHYDVYAWDLSVRAAHLDQTHGFFNGTSVFLRVLGQEHAPHVVDIRRPEEEACRNWRVATSLHELKARRYGFGTYVAANYDELIDHPVEMGNFALATFKAHGVPHDIVITGRVPNLDMPRLAADLKKVCEAQIAMFEPKSRHAPMARYVFMTLAVGDGYGGLEHRASTALICSRADLPVLGKKEMSDGYRTYLGLCSHEYFHTWNVKRIKPAAFAPYDLRVESYTSLLWLFEGFTSYYDDLTLVRAGLIDEQDYFKLLAKTVNGVLRGGGRSKQTVAESSFDAWVKYYRQDENAPNAIVSYYTKGSLIGLALDLTIRGQSKGKKSLDDVMRILWQRYGRDFYGDGPEAGRGITEAEVEALFDEATGLSLKRVLRSFVHGTDDLPLAKLLAPFGVILADDRKEAKPALGVRTTKDGNDCKLANVYEGGVAHRAGLSAGDLLVALDGLRVNAGNLDKLLARLRIGDTVTIHAFRRDELFSVEATLAADDAPQASLSAQMKPAAAARLRAAWLSR encoded by the coding sequence ATGAAAAAAAACATCCACTACACCATCGCGACGAAAGACCTGGCCGCCCATCTGTTCGAAATTACCCTGACAGTCGCCGCTCCGGACGTCGACGGCCAAGTGTTTTCCCTGCCGGCGTGGATCCCGGGCAGTTACATGATCCGCGAATTTTCCCGCAACATTGTGCACGTCCGCGCCGAAGCGCAAGGCAAAGCGATCCCGCTGCAAAAGCTCGACAAGCACAGCTGGCAGGCAGCGCCCTGCGCCGGGCCGCTGACGCTCCACTATGATGTGTATGCCTGGGACTTGTCGGTGCGCGCCGCCCATCTGGACCAGACCCATGGTTTTTTCAACGGCACCAGTGTCTTCCTGCGCGTGCTGGGCCAGGAACATGCGCCCCATGTGGTCGATATCCGGCGCCCGGAAGAGGAAGCTTGCCGGAACTGGCGCGTGGCGACTTCCTTGCACGAACTAAAGGCCCGGCGTTACGGTTTCGGCACCTATGTCGCCGCCAACTACGATGAACTGATCGATCATCCGGTCGAAATGGGTAACTTCGCCCTGGCGACATTCAAGGCGCATGGCGTGCCGCACGATATCGTCATCACTGGCCGCGTGCCCAACCTCGATATGCCGCGTCTGGCCGCTGACCTCAAAAAAGTCTGCGAAGCGCAGATTGCCATGTTCGAGCCGAAAAGCCGGCATGCGCCGATGGCGCGCTATGTCTTCATGACCCTGGCGGTGGGCGACGGTTATGGCGGCCTGGAGCACCGTGCTTCCACTGCGCTGATCTGCTCGCGCGCGGACCTGCCGGTACTCGGAAAAAAGGAAATGAGCGACGGCTACCGCACCTACCTCGGCTTGTGCAGCCACGAATATTTCCACACCTGGAACGTCAAGCGCATCAAGCCGGCCGCCTTCGCTCCCTATGACTTGCGGGTGGAAAGCTATACCTCGCTGTTGTGGCTGTTCGAAGGCTTTACCAGCTATTACGATGACCTGACGTTGGTGCGCGCCGGCCTGATCGACGAACAGGATTATTTCAAGCTGCTGGCGAAAACCGTCAACGGCGTCTTGCGCGGCGGCGGCCGCAGCAAGCAAACCGTGGCCGAATCCAGCTTTGATGCCTGGGTAAAGTATTATCGCCAGGACGAGAATGCGCCGAACGCCATCGTCAGCTATTACACCAAGGGTTCGCTGATCGGGCTGGCGCTCGATCTGACCATCCGAGGCCAGAGCAAAGGAAAAAAATCGCTGGACGACGTCATGCGCATCCTGTGGCAGCGCTATGGCCGCGATTTTTATGGCGATGGGCCGGAAGCCGGCCGCGGCATCACCGAAGCCGAGGTCGAAGCGCTGTTCGACGAAGCCACCGGCCTGTCGCTGAAGCGCGTCTTGCGCAGCTTCGTGCACGGCACCGATGACCTGCCGCTGGCAAAACTGCTGGCGCCTTTCGGCGTGATCCTGGCTGATGATCGCAAGGAGGCAAAGCCGGCGCTGGGCGTGCGCACGACAAAGGACGGTAACGATTGCAAGCTGGCCAATGTGTATGAAGGCGGCGTCGCCCACCGGGCCGGGCTGTCTGCGGGTGACCTGCTGGTGGCGCTCGATGGCTTGCGCGTGAACGCCGGCAATCTCGACAAATTGCTGGCGCGCCTGCGCATCGGCGACACGGTCACCATCCACGCCTTCCGGCGCGATGAATTGTTCAGCGTGGAGGCGACCCTGGCCGCCGATGACGCGCCGCAGGCAAGCCTGTCGGCACAAATGAAGCCGGCCGCAGCCGCCCGCTTGCGCGCGGCCTGGCTGAGCCGGTAG